In Biomphalaria glabrata chromosome 11, xgBioGlab47.1, whole genome shotgun sequence, the following proteins share a genomic window:
- the LOC129921808 gene encoding uncharacterized protein LOC129921808, with the protein MASSSRTQRFFELIEFAKEKQISKPDQWAEKQEEKEYQEQESEKQRQEAEKQRQDSEKRIQLEEKKLQESEKRMQLEEKKLQDAEKQRQEAEKQRQHEKEKMEFERQNKENKESIPIQGHSSMFDKYRLMNKISAFNENIDNMDSYLIRFEEIATTSGLPEAHWSSSLLTLLTGKAVNICSQLSINERSTYSDIKEALLRQYGATSANYRKKFYNERPQQNDDPQIFVANMSMWFDRWVSMAKIEESYQALRQHIIIDNITHAHSEDIQSYIIERNPTDIQTLTKIIRQYRAAYPNKSVKPSVEENFVCFAQDKNARYKSDDKVKCNKCHKLGHFTSQCRSRTTECSFCHKKGHQNHECWKKQAVSKNQNFDRPTSPTQRYNNREQYNLNKAPGNNKPDNNKPRYRSHSQDSRPQYMPNRSSYNRSYYNEHSTMTVIAKSNGLKFYPGFVGDKKVEVFRDTGSTSTLVHERFVHANRFTGNHVQVTAFNGTVSKLPEAIIYVTTPFFSGQTKALVTPNLPVDLIIGNIEGVKECTPQELTECTNAIEQGQKCLAVMTRSMTRQEHLAPEQVSQNNHIATSVTQVMQDATEPFTSPVASNNQKHSTWTPPVTSSPSLPVISPPPIPECPLLNFEERDDMPRVSSNDTRTLTGQTEVNQDKSHEPESEADNKEIFIQSTLAIPDKRKTMQLDSITHTSIPHLKECESTNEAITTKNIESQRILHEHMKSRYFAQGDQVNLLLPDWSNKLFYKWQGPFIITRKISNLLYEINVNKFTRVFHVHMFEHYQETDNEDIKAEVEHFTSLATIPEEEETSSTPIPEIDVSLPTSNNIDIPKVITLNDIAASNQIDSPKVITLNDIALQTVKNIKVFPDHADFFTSVSETFPVLQFERNSESNNIDNTKVHPPSTQGATFLQKGTNELLQHCRIDRLNSDMFSHCSIEHSNAKHSATIVLQRQSSSTRKLSFGFGQFLFSPNSNAVQSDIICEINMTWRQQLHKLKDLFFKFRKRTCTSMSAIQKGSELYISTLHMYYSIFSAT; encoded by the coding sequence atggcttccagttctagaacacaacgattcttcgaattaatagaatttgccaaagaaaagcaaatttcaaagccagaccagtgggcagagaaacaagaagagaaagaatatcaagagcaagaatctgaaaaacaaaggcaagaagctgaaaaacaaaggcaagattcTGAAAAACGCAtacaattagaagaaaaaaaattacaagaatctgaaaaacgcatgcaattagaagaaaaaaaattgcaagacgccgagaaacaaaggcaagaagccgagaaacaaaggcaacacgaaaaagaaaaaatggaattcgaaaggcaaaataaagaaaataaagaaagcattccaattcaaggtcactcaagtatgtttgacaaatacagattaatgaacaaaatatcggctttcaacgaaaacattgacaatatggactcgtatctcataagatttgaagaaatagctacaacatccggtctacctgaagcacattggtcgagctcactcctcacccttttgactggcaaagctgtcaacatttgctcacaattgtccatcaatgaacgcagcacttactctgatatcaaggaagctctactgcgccaatacggagcaacttcagccaactatagaaagaaattctataatgaaaggccacagcaaaatgatgatcctcaaatttttgtagctaatatgtcaatgtggtttgatagatgggtatccatggcaaaaatagaagaaagttaccaagctcttcgtcaacatattattatcgacaacatcacccatgctcactcagaagatattcaatcctacattatagagagaaatcctactgatatacagacattaaccaagatcatcagacaatatagagcagcctatccaaacaagtcagtcaaaccatctgttgaagaaaattttgtctgctttgctcaagacaaaaatgcaagatataagtcagatgacaaagtcaaatgcaacaaatgtcataaactagggcatttcacgtctcaatgccgcagcagaaccacagaatgttcattttgccataaaaagggtcaccaaaatcatgaatgttggaaaaaacaggcagtctccaaaaatcaaaattttgatagacccacatcaccaactcaaagatacaacaatagagagcaatacaatctcaacaaagcacctggaaacaataaaccagataacaacaaacctcgctacagaagtcattcacaggactccagaccacaatatatgccaaacagaagctcatataacagaagctattacaatgagcactcaactatgacagtcattgcaaagtccaatggtctcaaattttatccaggctttgtaggagacaagaaggtggaagtttttcgtgacaccggaagcacgtccacattagtacatgaacgcttcgtacacgcaaaccgtttcacaggcaaccacgtccaagtcactgcattcaacggaactgtcagcaagttacctgaagccatcatttatgttactacaccattcttcagtggtcaaaccaaagcattagtaacacccaatctaccagtggacctaatcattggaaacatagaaggagttaaagaatgcactcctcaagaacttactgaatgtacaaatgccatagagcaaggtcaaaaatgtttggcagtaatgacaagatccatgaccagacaagaacatttggcacctgaacaagttagccaaaataatcacatagctacctcagttactcaagttatgcagGATGCAACAGAACCAtttactagtccagtagccagcaacaatcaaaaacattcaacatggacacccccagttacatcaagcccatccctaccggtcataagtccacctccaattcccgaatgtccattgttgaactttgaagaacgagacgacatgcccagagtctctagcaatgatacaagaactctaactggtcaaactgaagtcaatcaagacaagtctcatgaaccagaaTCAGAAGCAGataacaaagaaatttttattcaatcaactttggctataccagacaaaagaaaaactatgcaacttgactctatcactcatacaagtattcctcatttgaaagaatgcGAGTCAACTAACgaagccattacaaccaagaatattgaaagtcaaagaatattacatgaacacatgaaatcaagatattttgctcaaggagatcaagtcaatttactgttaccagattggagtaacaagctattctacaaatggcaaggtccatttatcatcaccagaaagatttccaacctgctttatgaaatcaatgtcaacaagtttaccagagtatttcatgttcatatgtttgaacattaccaggaaacagataatgaagacatcaaagcagaagttgaacattttacaagcttagcaactattcctgaggaagaagaaacatcatcaacacccattcctgagatagatgtttcattaccaacatcaaataacattgacattccaaaggtcatcactctgaatgacatagcagcatcaaatcaaattgacagTCCCAAAGTCATCACTCTgaatgacatagcactacaaacagtgaagaacattaaagtgtttccagaccatgcagatttctttaccagtgtttctgaaacatttccagtactgcaatttgaaagaaactcagaaagcaataacattgacaacaccaaggTTCATCCTCCGTCCactcaaggggcaacttttcttcagaaaggaacaaatgaacttcttcaacattgccgtattgaccgattgaactcagacatgttcagtcattgctctattgaacattctaatgcaaaacattctgctaccattgttctacagcgtcaaagttcatcaaccagaaaattgagttttggtttcggacagttcttattttcaccaaactcaaacgcggttcaatcagacattatctgtgagatcaatatgacatggagacaacagcttcataaactgaaagaccttttcttcaagtttagaaaacgcacatgcacatccatgtcggcaattcagaagggttccgaactttacatttccactctacatatgtactatagcatatttagtgccacttga